The following are encoded in a window of Lentimicrobiaceae bacterium genomic DNA:
- the rplL gene encoding 50S ribosomal protein L7/L12 — translation MADLKAFAEQLVNLTVKEVNELAKILKEEYGIEPAAAAPVMVAAAAGSGEAAAAEEKTQFDVVIKSAGQSKLAVVKLVKELTSLGLKEAKELVDAAPKAIKEGVSKDEADALKTQLEEAGAEVEIK, via the coding sequence ATGGCAGATTTAAAAGCTTTTGCAGAACAACTGGTTAACTTAACCGTTAAAGAAGTAAACGAATTAGCAAAAATTTTAAAAGAAGAATACGGAATTGAACCCGCAGCAGCAGCACCAGTTATGGTAGCAGCAGCAGCAGGAAGTGGCGAAGCCGCAGCAGCCGAAGAAAAAACCCAATTTGATGTGGTTATTAAAAGCGCCGGACAATCAAAATTAGCCGTAGTTAAACTGGTGAAAGAACTCACCAGCCTTGGTTTAAAAGAAGCTAAAGAATTGGTTGATGCTGCTCCCAAAGCAATAAAAGAAGGTGTTAGCAAAGACGAAGCCGATGCACTGAAAACACAACTTGAAGAAGCTGGTGCTGAAGTAGAAATCAAATAA
- the rpoB gene encoding DNA-directed RNA polymerase subunit beta: MALNTNERINFSSSKIQSEYPDFLEIQVKSFQDFFQLETNPENRVNEGLYKVFSENFPITDARNNFVLEFLDYFIDPPRYSIEECIERGLTYSVPLKAKLKLYCTDPEHEDFETIIQDVYLGMIPYMTPKGTFVINGAERVVVSQLHRSPGVFFGTSFHANGQQLFSARIIPFKGSWMEFTTDINNVMYAYIDRKKKLPVTTLLRAIGYESDKDILEIFDLAEEIKVSKAGLKKVVGRHLAARVLKSWIEDFVDEDTGEVVSIERTEVIIDRETILETKHIDLIVDAGIKTILLHRDENIALDYSIIFNTLQKDTANSEKEAVEFIYRQLRNAEPPDEETARGIIEKLFFSDKRYDLGDVGRYRINKKLNLDVSLETKVLTKEDIISIIKYLIGLINLRTEVDDIDHLSNRRVRTVGEQLYNQFGVGLARMARTIRERMNVRDNEVFTPTDLINAKTLSSVINSFFGTNQLSQFMDQTNPLAELTHKRRVSALGPGGLSRDRAGFEVRDVHYTHYGRLCTIETPEGPNIGLISSLCVYAKINKLGFIETPYLRVEEGRVHFDENPTYLSAEEEENKIIAQATTPTIEDGTFKDEKIKVRSLADYPIVEREKIDLIDVAPNQIASIAASLIPFLEHDDANRALMGSNMMRQAVPLLNPEVPIVGTGIEGPVARDSRVLINAEGDGIVEYVDAAEITIRYTRVEKEKLVSFDDDVRTYNLTKFTRTNQNTSVNLRPIVKKGQKVKKGQVLCEGYATKGGELALGRNLMVAFMPWKGYNFEDAIVISERVVREDIFTSLHIEEFTLEVRDTKRGAEELTNDIPNVSAEATKELDENGLIRIGADVNEGDILIGKITPKGESDPTPEEKLLRAIFGDKAGDVKDASLKAPPSMKGVVIEKKLFSRIFKDRKSKAKEKDVIKKLDDEFNRDSEKLKTKLVDKLLVLVSGKTSQGVYNNFKEEVVQKKAKFHQKMLMGIDYMNVNPNKWTTDKEKNDLIKELINNYSIKYKEILGIYNRKKFVASVGDELPNGIVQMAKVYVAKKRKLKVGDKMAGRHGNKGIVARIVRDEDMPFLADGTPVDIVLNPLGVPSRMNLGQIYETVLGWAGKKLGMKFATPIFDGASIQQINNYMNEAELPDNGQIYLYDGGTGERFDQPATVGYIYMMKLHHMVDDKMHARSIGPYSLITQQPLGGKAQFGGQRFGEMEVWALEAFGASNILQEILTVKSDDVVGRAKAYEAIVKGENMPIPGIPESFNVLVHELRGLCLNITFD, translated from the coding sequence TTGGCTTTGAATACCAACGAAAGAATAAATTTCAGCTCCTCAAAGATTCAATCTGAATACCCTGATTTCCTTGAGATTCAAGTAAAATCATTTCAGGATTTTTTCCAACTGGAAACCAATCCCGAAAATCGTGTTAATGAAGGACTTTACAAAGTTTTCTCCGAAAATTTCCCCATTACCGATGCAAGAAACAACTTCGTTCTCGAATTTCTTGACTATTTTATTGACCCCCCGCGCTATTCCATTGAAGAATGCATTGAACGTGGTCTCACGTATAGCGTGCCTTTAAAAGCAAAACTCAAACTGTATTGCACCGACCCCGAACACGAGGACTTTGAAACCATCATTCAGGATGTGTATCTGGGCATGATACCCTACATGACACCTAAGGGAACTTTCGTAATCAACGGAGCCGAAAGAGTTGTGGTATCACAGCTCCATCGCTCGCCCGGTGTATTTTTCGGAACAAGTTTCCATGCCAATGGTCAGCAGTTGTTTTCGGCAAGAATCATCCCCTTCAAAGGCTCGTGGATGGAATTTACCACCGACATAAACAATGTAATGTATGCTTACATTGACCGAAAGAAAAAATTACCCGTAACTACTCTGTTACGCGCCATCGGATATGAAAGTGATAAAGATATTCTCGAGATTTTCGACCTTGCAGAAGAAATAAAGGTAAGCAAAGCAGGATTGAAAAAAGTAGTAGGACGACATCTCGCCGCCCGTGTACTCAAATCATGGATAGAAGACTTTGTAGATGAAGATACCGGTGAAGTGGTTTCCATCGAAAGAACCGAGGTTATTATTGACCGCGAAACCATTCTTGAAACCAAACACATTGATTTAATAGTTGATGCAGGGATAAAAACCATACTGCTACACCGCGACGAAAACATTGCGCTCGACTATTCCATCATTTTTAATACATTACAAAAAGATACTGCCAACTCTGAAAAAGAAGCCGTCGAATTCATCTATCGTCAGCTTCGCAACGCAGAACCCCCCGACGAAGAAACAGCAAGAGGTATCATTGAAAAACTCTTCTTTTCCGACAAACGCTATGACCTTGGCGACGTGGGCAGGTACAGAATTAACAAAAAACTTAACCTCGACGTTTCGCTCGAAACCAAGGTTCTTACTAAAGAAGATATCATTTCCATCATCAAATACCTCATCGGACTTATCAACTTACGTACCGAAGTAGATGATATTGACCACCTGAGTAATCGTAGAGTACGTACCGTAGGCGAGCAACTATACAACCAGTTTGGTGTAGGTTTAGCCCGTATGGCACGTACCATACGTGAAAGAATGAATGTTCGCGATAATGAAGTTTTCACTCCCACCGATCTTATCAATGCAAAAACGCTGTCATCGGTAATCAATTCATTTTTCGGAACAAACCAGTTGTCGCAATTTATGGATCAAACCAATCCTCTTGCCGAACTTACCCACAAAAGAAGGGTTTCAGCATTAGGACCCGGAGGATTGTCGCGCGACAGAGCCGGATTTGAAGTACGCGACGTACACTATACCCACTACGGAAGACTTTGCACCATTGAAACCCCCGAAGGACCAAACATCGGGCTGATTTCATCACTTTGTGTGTATGCAAAAATCAACAAACTGGGATTCATCGAAACTCCCTACCTCAGAGTAGAAGAAGGCAGAGTACACTTCGACGAAAATCCTACATATCTTAGCGCTGAAGAAGAAGAAAATAAAATTATTGCCCAGGCAACCACACCAACTATTGAGGACGGAACTTTCAAAGATGAAAAAATTAAAGTTCGTTCTCTTGCCGATTATCCTATTGTCGAAAGAGAAAAAATAGACCTTATTGATGTGGCACCTAATCAAATAGCATCCATTGCAGCTTCTCTCATCCCCTTCCTTGAACATGACGATGCCAACCGTGCCCTTATGGGTTCAAACATGATGCGGCAGGCAGTCCCCCTGCTTAACCCGGAAGTACCTATTGTTGGTACCGGTATCGAAGGCCCGGTAGCCCGCGATTCACGCGTGCTGATAAATGCCGAAGGCGACGGAATAGTGGAATATGTTGATGCCGCCGAAATAACCATTCGGTATACGAGGGTTGAAAAAGAAAAACTCGTAAGCTTCGATGACGATGTACGCACTTACAACCTGACAAAATTTACCCGTACCAACCAAAACACTTCCGTTAACTTACGTCCCATCGTTAAAAAAGGACAAAAAGTTAAAAAAGGACAGGTGCTATGCGAAGGCTATGCAACTAAAGGAGGCGAACTGGCACTGGGCAGAAACCTGATGGTAGCCTTTATGCCTTGGAAAGGATACAATTTTGAAGATGCTATCGTTATTTCCGAACGCGTAGTGCGTGAAGATATTTTTACATCATTGCATATCGAAGAATTTACTCTCGAGGTACGCGATACCAAGCGTGGCGCCGAAGAACTCACTAACGATATTCCCAACGTAAGTGCAGAAGCAACCAAGGAACTCGACGAAAATGGGTTAATCAGAATTGGTGCCGACGTTAATGAAGGAGACATCCTTATCGGGAAAATCACCCCTAAAGGAGAAAGCGATCCTACACCCGAAGAAAAATTACTCAGGGCAATATTTGGCGATAAAGCGGGCGATGTAAAAGATGCCTCCCTGAAAGCCCCTCCTTCCATGAAAGGTGTAGTTATTGAGAAAAAACTTTTTTCAAGGATTTTCAAAGACAGAAAATCGAAAGCCAAAGAAAAAGATGTCATCAAAAAATTAGACGATGAATTTAACCGCGACAGTGAAAAACTGAAAACAAAACTGGTAGATAAACTGCTGGTTCTCGTAAGCGGAAAAACCTCGCAGGGCGTGTACAATAATTTTAAGGAAGAAGTTGTACAAAAGAAAGCCAAATTCCATCAAAAAATGCTGATGGGAATTGACTATATGAATGTTAACCCCAACAAATGGACAACAGACAAAGAAAAGAACGACCTGATAAAGGAACTCATCAATAATTATTCAATAAAATACAAGGAAATTCTTGGTATTTATAACCGTAAGAAATTTGTAGCTTCTGTTGGCGACGAATTACCCAACGGAATCGTTCAAATGGCAAAAGTGTATGTTGCAAAAAAACGCAAACTGAAAGTTGGGGACAAAATGGCGGGCAGACATGGGAACAAAGGTATCGTAGCCCGAATAGTACGCGACGAAGACATGCCTTTCCTTGCAGATGGAACCCCCGTCGACATAGTGCTGAACCCTCTGGGCGTACCCTCGCGTATGAACCTTGGACAAATTTACGAAACCGTTTTAGGCTGGGCAGGTAAAAAACTGGGAATGAAATTTGCAACCCCTATTTTTGACGGAGCCAGCATACAGCAAATCAATAATTACATGAATGAAGCCGAACTTCCCGACAACGGACAAATATATCTGTACGACGGAGGAACCGGTGAAAGATTTGACCAGCCTGCTACCGTAGGATACATCTATATGATGAAACTGCACCATATGGTTGACGACAAAATGCATGCAAGGTCAATAGGTCCCTATTCGCTGATTACACAACAACCTTTGGGCGGTAAAGCACAATTCGGAGGTCAACGATTCGGCGAAATGGAAGTTTGGGCTCTTGAAGCATTCGGAGCATCAAACATACTTCAGGAAATTCTTACTGTAAAATCAGACGATGTTGTGGGAAGAGCCAAAGCATATGAAGCCATAGTAAAAGGCGAAAATATGCCTATACCTGGTATTCCCGAATCCTTCAACGTTTTGGTTCACGAACTCAGGGGCTTATGCCTTAACATAACTTTTGATTAA